One Curtobacterium sp. MCLR17_007 DNA window includes the following coding sequences:
- a CDS encoding DUF3662 and FHA domain-containing protein: MGLLDSFERGLERAVNGTFAKTFRSGVQPVEISSALRRELDTKAAVVSRDRILVPNEFTVRLAPPDCSRMNDVGRPLIDELTQMVQQHAVAQNYSFSGPVTIRLQQDGTLSTGILQIDSTTVQRDVAWVAVLDIGSQRHRLQRGRTVIGRGTDADITVADTGTSREHVEVLWDGKHAQANDLGSTNGSKLNGEWFDQTIVEPDSTIEIGRTRMVFRVIPENDGGAR, translated from the coding sequence ATGGGACTGCTGGACAGCTTCGAGCGGGGGCTGGAGCGCGCCGTCAACGGCACGTTCGCCAAGACCTTCCGCTCCGGCGTGCAGCCGGTGGAGATCTCGAGCGCGCTGCGGCGTGAGCTCGACACCAAGGCAGCGGTGGTCTCGCGCGACCGCATCCTGGTGCCGAACGAGTTCACCGTGCGCCTGGCGCCGCCGGACTGCTCGCGGATGAACGACGTCGGCCGGCCGCTGATCGACGAGCTCACGCAGATGGTCCAGCAGCACGCGGTGGCGCAGAACTACTCCTTCTCCGGCCCGGTCACGATCCGCCTGCAACAGGACGGCACGCTGTCGACGGGGATCCTGCAGATCGACTCCACCACGGTGCAGCGCGACGTCGCGTGGGTCGCCGTGCTCGACATCGGGTCCCAGCGGCACCGTCTGCAGCGCGGGCGCACCGTGATCGGCCGCGGCACCGACGCCGACATCACCGTCGCCGACACCGGCACGAGCCGCGAGCACGTCGAGGTCCTGTGGGACGGCAAGCACGCCCAGGCCAACGACCTCGGCTCCACGAACGGCTCGAAGCTGAACGGCGAGTGGTTCGACCAGACGATCGTCGAGCCGGACTCAACCATCGAGATCGGTCGTACCCGTATGGTGTTCCGGGTGATCCCGGAGAACGACGGAGGTGCGCGATGA
- the pknB gene encoding Stk1 family PASTA domain-containing Ser/Thr kinase has product MPEGVTAGITLLANRYEIGDVIGRGGMATVHVGQDTRLGRRVAVKLLKPSLANDPAFRTRFRQEAQAAARMAHPTIVRVYDAGEETVTETSGAEVQVPYIVMEFVEGRPLSDVIGDGPVESDEAVRITSGILTALEYSHRAGVVHRDIKPANVMVTQTGQVKVMDFGIARAITDTSATVAQTTSILGTASYFSPEQARGETVDARTDLYSTGIVLFELLTGRPPFLGDSPVAVAYQHVSEQPVPPSTITPSVSPAIDAVTLHALVKDRTRRFQNAAEFRRDLEQAGAGQVPASTRKLQQQRANDASTMLFGVNPRTTSNPEVAFRELDDTQEHRPQRTQNRPPVAWIWVGILLTIAVIAGVVFWVANLQPGQAPVSSSVSVPNVVGAAWSSAEKVFDQKDLVPVRVDENSDDVDKGTVIRTEPGSGTNVARKQNVRVVVSLGPEQVNVPDVANQAQDAAQNALKAAGFEVGAINTDYSPSVPEGTVLSTDPAANTSLTKGTVVNLRVSNGMVQLPDVSQQPIATANQTLANLGLTVRQQASYTCIGGLVVQQDQPAGDIAQGSTVVLTYCAASARPTSPPTQAPAQGGGDSGGTGGDGGDDGN; this is encoded by the coding sequence GTGCCAGAAGGTGTGACCGCGGGGATCACGCTCCTCGCCAACCGGTACGAGATCGGTGACGTCATCGGTCGTGGCGGGATGGCTACTGTGCACGTCGGGCAGGACACGCGCCTCGGCCGCCGCGTCGCCGTCAAGCTCCTCAAGCCGAGCCTGGCCAACGACCCCGCGTTCCGCACCCGCTTCCGTCAGGAAGCCCAGGCAGCGGCCCGCATGGCGCACCCGACCATCGTCCGCGTCTACGACGCCGGCGAAGAGACCGTGACCGAGACCTCCGGTGCCGAGGTCCAGGTCCCGTACATCGTGATGGAGTTCGTCGAGGGCCGCCCCCTCAGCGACGTCATCGGCGACGGCCCGGTCGAGTCCGACGAAGCCGTCCGCATCACCAGCGGCATCCTGACCGCGCTCGAGTACTCGCACCGCGCGGGTGTCGTGCACCGCGACATCAAGCCCGCCAACGTCATGGTCACGCAGACCGGCCAGGTCAAGGTGATGGACTTCGGCATCGCCCGGGCCATCACCGACACCTCCGCCACGGTCGCGCAGACCACGTCGATCCTCGGTACCGCGTCGTACTTCTCGCCGGAGCAGGCCCGCGGCGAGACCGTCGACGCGCGCACCGACCTCTACTCGACAGGCATCGTCCTGTTCGAGCTGCTCACCGGTCGCCCGCCGTTCCTCGGCGACTCGCCCGTTGCGGTCGCGTACCAGCACGTCAGTGAGCAGCCCGTCCCACCCTCGACGATCACGCCGTCGGTGTCGCCGGCGATCGACGCGGTCACGCTGCACGCCCTGGTCAAGGACCGGACCCGTCGCTTCCAGAACGCAGCCGAGTTCCGACGCGACCTCGAACAAGCCGGAGCCGGACAGGTCCCCGCCTCCACCCGGAAGCTGCAGCAGCAGCGCGCGAACGACGCCTCGACGATGCTCTTCGGCGTGAACCCCCGGACGACCTCCAACCCGGAAGTCGCCTTCCGAGAACTCGACGACACCCAGGAGCACCGCCCCCAGCGCACGCAGAACCGCCCCCCGGTCGCGTGGATCTGGGTCGGCATCCTGCTGACGATCGCCGTGATCGCGGGTGTGGTCTTCTGGGTCGCGAACCTGCAGCCCGGACAGGCCCCGGTGTCGTCCTCGGTCAGTGTGCCGAACGTCGTGGGAGCCGCCTGGTCCTCCGCAGAGAAGGTGTTCGACCAGAAGGACCTGGTGCCGGTCCGCGTCGACGAGAACTCCGACGACGTCGACAAGGGCACGGTGATCCGCACCGAACCCGGGTCCGGCACGAACGTCGCCCGCAAACAGAACGTCCGCGTGGTCGTCTCGCTGGGGCCGGAGCAGGTGAACGTGCCCGACGTGGCCAACCAGGCCCAGGACGCCGCCCAGAACGCGCTCAAGGCCGCCGGCTTCGAGGTCGGGGCGATCAACACCGACTACTCGCCGTCCGTGCCCGAGGGCACGGTCCTCAGCACTGACCCGGCTGCCAACACCTCGCTGACCAAGGGCACGGTCGTGAACCTGCGCGTGTCGAACGGCATGGTCCAGCTGCCGGACGTCTCGCAGCAGCCGATCGCGACGGCGAACCAGACACTCGCCAACCTGGGGCTCACGGTCCGCCAGCAGGCGTCGTACACCTGCATCGGTGGTCTCGTGGTCCAGCAGGACCAGCCAGCCGGTGACATCGCCCAGGGCAGCACCGTCGTGCTGACCTACTGCGCCGCGTCAGCCCGACCCACCTCACCCCCGACGCAGGCGCCCGCCCAGGGCGGCGGCGACAGTGGCGGCACCGGTGGCGACGGCGGCGACGACGGCAACTGA
- a CDS encoding serine/threonine-protein kinase has product MRPTSGLTFGGRYQLSSRVAIGGMGEVWQATDLVIGRTVALKILKDEYLGDPGFLERFRAEARHAALVNHEGIANVFDYGEEDGSAYLVMELVPGEALSTMIEREHTLPVDKVLDIVAQTANALQAAHAVGLVHRDIKPGNLLITPDGRVKITDFGIARIADQVPLTATGQVMGTVQYLSPEQASGHPASPSTDVYSLGIVAYECLAGRRPFTGESQVAIAMAHINEQPPALPGDIPEPVAALVMSCIAKKPADRPATAANLARAAQALRRGDVAAATVAVPALGGAGTVAFNPPQGNDAATALLGTQAGSAVGGGPRTPTSAATAEDDEPKKKRAWIWWVVAAGVLVVAGAVIAAFAFANGDADPAPSASTSSTPPPPSKTPSQTPTPERVVLNQSDYLGRNTSEVQAALRALGLESTVEDGDTAPSADAANTVQSLTPTGSVAPGTVITIREYTAPPTVNKPNTPSAGTVSSSGAVTFSWSAATCPTGYTVSKYSWTVTGGKDSSGATSGDTTSTAVNIQADAAGSEVSFTYTVTCGSLAASEASDAATATWTVQQPSDDPTSNPTQTGGPQDGN; this is encoded by the coding sequence ATGAGACCCACCAGCGGACTCACCTTCGGTGGGCGGTACCAACTCTCGTCCCGCGTCGCCATCGGCGGCATGGGCGAGGTCTGGCAGGCGACCGACCTGGTCATCGGCCGGACCGTCGCACTCAAGATCCTCAAGGACGAGTACCTCGGCGACCCCGGGTTCCTCGAGCGCTTCCGCGCCGAGGCCCGGCACGCCGCGCTCGTCAACCACGAGGGCATCGCCAACGTCTTCGACTACGGCGAAGAGGACGGCAGCGCCTACCTCGTGATGGAGCTCGTCCCCGGCGAGGCGCTCTCGACCATGATCGAGCGCGAGCACACGCTGCCCGTCGACAAGGTCCTCGACATCGTCGCGCAGACCGCGAACGCGCTGCAGGCCGCCCACGCCGTCGGCCTGGTCCACCGTGACATCAAGCCGGGCAACCTGCTGATCACGCCGGACGGTCGCGTCAAGATCACCGACTTCGGCATCGCACGCATCGCCGACCAGGTCCCGCTCACCGCGACCGGCCAGGTCATGGGCACCGTGCAGTACCTCTCGCCGGAGCAGGCGAGCGGTCACCCGGCGTCCCCGTCGACCGACGTCTACTCGCTCGGCATCGTCGCGTACGAGTGCCTGGCCGGACGCCGTCCCTTCACGGGCGAGTCGCAGGTCGCGATCGCGATGGCGCACATCAACGAGCAGCCCCCGGCGCTGCCGGGCGACATCCCCGAGCCGGTCGCGGCCCTGGTGATGTCCTGCATCGCGAAGAAGCCCGCCGACCGACCCGCCACCGCGGCGAACCTGGCCCGCGCGGCGCAGGCGCTCCGTCGAGGCGACGTCGCAGCGGCCACGGTCGCGGTCCCCGCCCTCGGCGGGGCCGGCACCGTCGCGTTCAACCCGCCCCAGGGCAACGACGCGGCCACGGCCCTGCTCGGCACCCAGGCGGGCAGTGCCGTCGGCGGCGGACCCCGCACGCCGACCTCCGCGGCCACCGCCGAGGACGACGAACCGAAGAAGAAGCGCGCCTGGATCTGGTGGGTGGTCGCCGCCGGGGTCCTCGTGGTCGCCGGTGCCGTCATCGCCGCCTTCGCCTTCGCGAACGGCGACGCAGACCCGGCTCCGAGCGCCTCGACGAGCTCGACGCCGCCACCGCCGAGCAAGACGCCGAGCCAGACACCCACACCCGAGCGCGTCGTGCTGAACCAGAGCGACTACCTCGGACGCAACACCTCCGAAGTCCAGGCCGCCCTGCGTGCCCTCGGCCTCGAGTCGACGGTGGAGGACGGCGACACCGCACCGTCCGCCGACGCGGCGAACACCGTGCAGTCGCTCACCCCGACCGGGAGCGTCGCCCCGGGGACCGTCATCACGATCCGCGAGTACACGGCACCGCCGACGGTCAACAAGCCGAACACCCCGAGTGCGGGCACGGTCTCGTCGAGCGGCGCGGTGACCTTCAGCTGGTCGGCCGCGACCTGCCCGACCGGGTACACGGTCAGCAAGTACTCGTGGACCGTCACCGGCGGCAAGGACAGCTCGGGCGCCACGTCGGGCGACACGACGTCCACCGCCGTGAACATCCAGGCCGACGCCGCGGGTTCCGAGGTGTCGTTCACGTACACCGTCACGTGCGGGTCCCTGGCGGCGTCCGAGGCGTCCGACGCAGCCACGGCGACGTGGACCGTGCAGCAGCCCTCCGACGACCCGACGAGCAACCCGACCCAGACGGGCGGCCCGCAGGACGGCAACTGA
- a CDS encoding FHA domain-containing protein, whose amino-acid sequence MTTGLTLLVLRFAFLAVLWLFVFVIVFALRSDLFGQRVRTIPTDPKGAPSGPTTPTIPAGGAAPGGGAGAFTELIDQGRSSGSQLTATDVATRLVITEGAREGMEMPLGRGPITVGRSSESNVVIRDDYTSTNHARLELQPSGWVVIDLESTNGTFVDGQKVTAPVTVAERTPITIGTTTFELRR is encoded by the coding sequence ATGACCACAGGGCTGACACTGCTCGTCCTGCGCTTCGCGTTCCTCGCGGTGCTCTGGCTGTTCGTCTTCGTGATCGTCTTCGCCCTGCGCAGCGACCTCTTCGGGCAGCGGGTGCGCACGATCCCCACCGATCCCAAGGGCGCGCCGTCCGGCCCGACGACCCCGACCATCCCCGCCGGCGGTGCCGCGCCGGGTGGCGGTGCCGGGGCGTTCACCGAACTCATCGACCAGGGGCGCTCGTCCGGTTCGCAGCTGACCGCAACCGACGTCGCCACGCGACTCGTCATCACCGAGGGTGCGCGTGAGGGCATGGAGATGCCGCTCGGTCGCGGCCCCATCACGGTCGGGCGCTCCAGCGAGAGCAACGTCGTGATCCGCGACGACTACACGTCCACGAACCACGCACGACTCGAACTGCAGCCGTCCGGGTGGGTGGTCATCGACCTCGAGTCGACGAACGGCACGTTCGTCGACGGGCAGAAGGTGACGGCCCCCGTGACCGTCGCGGAGCGGACGCCGATCACGATCGGGACGACGACGTTCGAGCTGCGGCGGTAG
- a CDS encoding NAD(P)-dependent oxidoreductase, protein MSSSKRIVVIGGSGHIGTFLVPRLVRAGHHVVNISRGQRRAYAESPEWDQVEQVVADREQEDRDGTFPDRVVGLRPDVVVDLVCFTLESATALVERLRGSDVHLLHCGSIWRAGPSQVLPVTEENATPPVGTYGVEKDRIARMLKKETTDGGVVTTSIHPGHISGPGWAPIGPVGNLDPSVWRTLATGETLVIPGIGTETMAHVHADDVAQAFERAIEHRDAASGEDFTVVASDALNVRGYAALAASWFGQEARLESVPWDRFRETTDQDAAGASWDHLSRSQVFSIDKARRLLGYQPRYTAGETVESAVRWLVEHGELEIPASLGR, encoded by the coding sequence ATGAGCAGCAGCAAGCGCATCGTCGTCATCGGCGGCAGCGGACACATCGGCACGTTCCTGGTCCCTCGGCTCGTCCGCGCCGGTCACCACGTCGTGAACATCAGCCGCGGACAGCGCCGCGCGTACGCGGAGTCCCCGGAGTGGGACCAGGTCGAGCAGGTCGTCGCCGACCGCGAGCAGGAGGACCGCGACGGCACCTTCCCGGACCGCGTCGTCGGACTCCGCCCCGACGTGGTCGTCGACCTGGTGTGCTTCACGCTCGAGTCGGCCACCGCCCTGGTCGAACGGCTGCGCGGATCCGACGTGCACCTGCTGCACTGCGGTTCGATCTGGCGTGCCGGGCCGAGCCAGGTGCTCCCGGTCACCGAGGAGAACGCCACGCCCCCGGTCGGGACCTACGGCGTTGAGAAGGACCGGATCGCCCGGATGCTCAAGAAGGAAACTACCGATGGTGGTGTCGTCACGACCTCGATCCACCCCGGGCACATCAGCGGCCCCGGATGGGCGCCGATCGGCCCGGTCGGCAACCTCGACCCGTCGGTGTGGCGCACCCTGGCGACTGGCGAGACCCTGGTGATCCCGGGCATCGGCACCGAGACCATGGCCCACGTGCACGCCGACGACGTCGCCCAGGCGTTCGAACGCGCGATCGAGCACCGCGATGCCGCATCCGGCGAGGACTTCACGGTGGTCGCGTCCGATGCCCTGAACGTGCGCGGGTACGCGGCGCTCGCCGCGTCGTGGTTCGGCCAGGAGGCCCGGCTCGAGTCCGTCCCGTGGGACCGGTTCCGCGAGACCACCGACCAGGACGCGGCCGGCGCGAGCTGGGACCACCTGTCCCGCAGTCAGGTGTTCAGCATCGACAAGGCGCGACGTCTGCTCGGGTACCAGCCGCGGTACACGGCCGGCGAGACGGTGGAGTCGGCGGTCCGCTGGCTCGTCGAGCACGGCGAGCTCGAGATCCCGGCCTCACTAGGGCGGTGA
- a CDS encoding penicillin-binding transpeptidase domain-containing protein, which yields MKRQLRGVSTVVVLMFVALFVSTTSIQFFAADSLRADSRNSRTILDSYSNKRGAILVNGTPIAESTAVDDQYKYQRKYANGALYSAVTGYFTIGQGNTGIESAENTVLSGNSDDSFFQNLNSILTGQDVQGDNVNLTIDPDVQQAAYDALGSNTGAVVAIQPKTGKILAMVSKPDYDPNSLTSHDTGNVKAQYDALLNQTPTPLQNRAIGGDLYTPGSVFKLIVASAALEGGKYDLDSEFPNPSRLQLPGTSTYINNAEGGSCGGGDTVKLRTAIQYSCNIPFAELGQKLGYSTIKAMADKYGFGDAIDVPMKATASQYPNVDSTAQLMLSSFGQASVRVSPLQMAMVSAGIANGGSVMQPSLIDSITTSDLKTVESFTPKQYSDPLSSSESSDLTEAMQSVVSAGTGTNAKIDGVDVAGKTGTAEGGTGDPYTLWFTGFAPAKDPEVAVAVVVGNGGGLGQSGVGNSVAAPIAKNVMEAVLNK from the coding sequence ATGAAACGGCAGCTCCGCGGCGTCTCCACCGTCGTCGTGCTCATGTTCGTCGCACTCTTCGTGTCGACGACCTCGATCCAGTTCTTCGCGGCCGACTCCCTGCGCGCCGACTCGCGCAACTCGCGCACGATCCTCGACAGCTACTCGAACAAGCGCGGCGCCATCCTGGTGAACGGCACGCCGATCGCCGAGTCCACCGCCGTCGACGACCAGTACAAGTACCAGCGCAAGTACGCCAACGGCGCCCTGTACTCGGCGGTGACGGGGTACTTCACGATCGGCCAGGGCAACACGGGGATCGAGAGCGCCGAGAACACCGTGCTGTCCGGCAACTCCGACGACTCGTTCTTCCAGAACCTCAACTCGATCCTCACCGGACAGGACGTGCAGGGCGACAACGTCAACCTGACCATCGACCCGGACGTGCAACAGGCCGCGTACGACGCCCTCGGGTCGAACACGGGTGCCGTCGTCGCGATCCAGCCCAAGACGGGCAAGATCCTGGCGATGGTGTCCAAGCCGGACTACGACCCGAACTCCCTGACGTCGCACGACACCGGGAACGTCAAGGCGCAGTACGACGCCCTGCTGAACCAGACGCCGACCCCGCTGCAGAACCGCGCCATCGGCGGAGACCTCTACACGCCGGGATCGGTCTTCAAGCTGATCGTGGCGTCCGCGGCACTCGAGGGCGGCAAGTACGACCTCGACTCCGAGTTCCCGAACCCCTCGCGCCTGCAGCTGCCCGGTACGAGCACGTACATCAACAACGCCGAGGGCGGCTCGTGCGGCGGCGGGGACACCGTCAAGCTGCGCACCGCCATCCAGTACTCGTGCAACATCCCGTTCGCCGAGCTCGGGCAGAAGCTCGGGTACAGCACGATCAAGGCGATGGCGGACAAGTACGGGTTCGGCGACGCCATCGACGTCCCGATGAAGGCCACGGCCAGCCAGTACCCGAACGTCGACTCGACCGCCCAGCTGATGCTGAGCTCGTTCGGCCAGGCGAGCGTCCGTGTCTCGCCGCTGCAGATGGCGATGGTCTCGGCCGGCATCGCGAACGGTGGGTCGGTCATGCAGCCGTCGCTCATCGACTCGATCACCACGAGCGACCTGAAGACCGTCGAGTCCTTCACCCCGAAGCAGTACAGCGACCCCCTGTCCTCGTCCGAGTCATCCGACCTGACCGAGGCGATGCAGAGCGTCGTGAGCGCGGGGACCGGAACCAATGCGAAGATCGACGGGGTCGACGTCGCCGGCAAGACCGGGACCGCCGAGGGCGGCACGGGCGACCCCTACACGCTGTGGTTCACCGGGTTCGCGCCCGCGAAGGACCCGGAGGTCGCTGTGGCGGTCGTCGTGGGCAACGGTGGCGGACTCGGACAGTCCGGCGTCGGCAACTCGGTCGCGGCCCCGATCGCGAAGAACGTCATGGAGGCGGTGCTGAACAAATGA
- a CDS encoding gamma-glutamyl-gamma-aminobutyrate hydrolase family protein (Members of this family of hydrolases with an active site Cys residue belong to MEROPS family C26.), translated as MTRILVVDNYDSFVYTLNGYVQQLGAETDVVRNDAFPASEIADRIAEYDGVLLSPGPGTPADAGVSIATVRAAIDVDKPLLGVCLGHQAIAEALGATVTHAEELMHGKTSQVDHDDSALFTGVPHPFTATRYHSLAIVDGTVPDELTVTARTEGGVIMGVQHQDAPVYGVQFHPESVLTEGGYRMVGNWLETAGLSGAAERAAGLGPLIATRRD; from the coding sequence ATGACCAGGATCCTCGTCGTCGACAACTACGACAGCTTCGTGTACACCCTCAACGGCTACGTCCAGCAGCTCGGCGCCGAGACGGACGTCGTCCGCAACGACGCCTTCCCCGCGTCGGAGATCGCCGACCGGATCGCCGAGTACGACGGGGTGCTGCTGTCGCCCGGCCCCGGAACCCCCGCTGACGCCGGAGTGTCGATCGCGACCGTGCGCGCGGCCATCGACGTCGACAAGCCACTGCTGGGCGTGTGCCTCGGCCACCAGGCCATCGCCGAGGCCCTCGGCGCGACCGTCACGCATGCCGAAGAGCTCATGCACGGGAAGACCTCGCAGGTCGACCACGACGACAGTGCGCTGTTCACGGGTGTCCCGCACCCCTTCACCGCGACGCGGTACCACTCGCTGGCGATCGTCGACGGCACGGTGCCGGACGAGCTCACGGTGACGGCCCGGACCGAGGGCGGCGTCATCATGGGTGTCCAGCACCAGGACGCCCCCGTCTACGGCGTGCAGTTCCACCCCGAGTCGGTCCTGACCGAAGGCGGCTACCGGATGGTGGGCAACTGGCTCGAGACAGCCGGACTGTCCGGTGCCGCCGAGCGCGCGGCGGGCCTCGGCCCGCTCATCGCCACGCGCCGCGACTGA
- a CDS encoding FtsW/RodA/SpoVE family cell cycle protein → MTATTSPSLTQAITIKLREPARARNLELVLLVIACGICAGAMVLVELGTKGRLFDTSVLWAGSTILGLALVMHIVLRVVAKNADPFILPVALVLNGIGIAEIYRIDVHKSLTGWDAIGVKQIVWTLLAMVFAILTVVLVKNHRFLQRYRYIFMFLTIVLLLLPMLPGIGLNVGGARVWIKLGPFSFQPGELAKITMALFFAGYLVTARDSLSIVGRKFLGMTFPRARDLGPILIVWGVAMSVLVFQRDLGTALLYFGLFLVMIYVATGRLSWVLIGLALFVGGALAAASVLEYVQGRFEQWLNPFANSVYYADTQASYQLVNGLFGFANGGITGTGLGQGRPYITPVANADYIIASLGEELGLIGVFAILALFIVLVSRGIRVGFMAQDDFGKLLGIGFGFTIALQVFVVVGGITRIIPVTGLTTPFMAAGGSSLVANWIIAAMLLRLTDSIPAEQRVLSERGGPSAADRKAARGRTRKERR, encoded by the coding sequence GTGACCGCGACGACCTCGCCGTCGCTGACCCAGGCGATCACGATCAAGCTCCGCGAACCCGCACGGGCGCGGAACCTCGAACTCGTGCTGCTCGTCATCGCGTGCGGCATCTGCGCCGGCGCGATGGTCCTCGTCGAGCTCGGCACCAAGGGGCGTCTGTTCGACACGTCGGTGCTCTGGGCCGGGTCGACGATCCTCGGCCTGGCGCTCGTCATGCACATCGTGCTGCGCGTGGTCGCGAAGAACGCCGACCCGTTCATCCTCCCCGTCGCACTCGTGCTCAACGGCATCGGGATCGCCGAGATCTACCGCATCGACGTACACAAGTCACTGACCGGCTGGGACGCGATCGGCGTGAAGCAGATCGTCTGGACCCTGCTGGCGATGGTGTTCGCCATCCTGACGGTCGTCCTCGTGAAGAACCACCGGTTCCTGCAGCGGTACCGGTACATCTTCATGTTCCTGACGATCGTGCTGCTGCTCCTGCCGATGCTGCCCGGCATCGGGCTGAACGTCGGTGGTGCCCGCGTCTGGATCAAGCTCGGACCGTTCTCGTTCCAACCCGGCGAACTCGCGAAGATCACGATGGCGCTGTTCTTCGCCGGCTACCTGGTGACGGCGCGCGACAGCCTGTCGATCGTCGGCCGGAAGTTCCTCGGCATGACGTTCCCGCGTGCGCGCGATCTCGGCCCGATCCTGATCGTGTGGGGCGTCGCGATGAGCGTGCTGGTGTTCCAGCGCGACCTCGGCACGGCGCTGCTGTACTTCGGGCTGTTCCTCGTCATGATCTACGTCGCGACCGGTCGCCTCAGCTGGGTGCTCATCGGTCTGGCGCTGTTCGTCGGCGGTGCCCTCGCGGCGGCGAGCGTGCTCGAGTACGTCCAGGGGCGGTTCGAGCAGTGGCTCAACCCCTTCGCCAACTCGGTGTACTACGCCGACACCCAGGCCAGCTACCAGCTGGTGAACGGTCTGTTCGGGTTCGCGAACGGCGGCATCACGGGCACCGGCCTCGGCCAGGGTCGGCCCTACATCACCCCGGTCGCCAACGCGGACTACATCATCGCGTCCCTCGGTGAGGAACTCGGGCTCATCGGGGTCTTCGCCATCCTCGCGCTGTTCATCGTGCTGGTCTCCCGCGGCATCCGCGTGGGCTTCATGGCGCAGGACGACTTCGGCAAGCTGCTCGGCATCGGCTTCGGCTTCACGATCGCGCTGCAGGTCTTCGTCGTCGTCGGCGGCATCACCCGGATCATCCCGGTCACCGGTCTGACGACACCGTTCATGGCCGCCGGTGGTTCGTCCCTGGTGGCGAACTGGATCATCGCGGCGATGCTGCTGCGGCTGACCGACTCCATCCCCGCAGAACAGCGTGTCCTGTCCGAGCGCGGTGGCCCGAGCGCCGCCGACCGGAAGGCCGCGCGCGGGCGGACCAGGAAGGAGCGTCGATGA
- a CDS encoding Stp1/IreP family PP2C-type Ser/Thr phosphatase has translation MTARTLSAAVSHVGRIRANNQDSGYAGAHLFAVADGMGGHAGGDVASAIAIRRIREVDREFPSAHDAEFALQSALIAANQLITETVFEHQELTGMGTTVSAMIRVGDQIAIAHIGDSRIYRFRDGELQQITSDHTFVQRLVDSGRITPEEAAVHPRRSVLMRVLGDVDAAPEVDTAIMDIRPGDRWLLCSDGLSSYLAEERIRHALASTMDANQVTQRLVKETLDHGAPDNVTVVAMDVTDAVPTEDDDDAATTVGSAAAPLTFEASTGRKPIRLPTILLHPLKVTTAPEDSHFEPESDQYFAELIAEDRRRRVRRRITWTVALVLAVAALVGAVFLGWRIVQDHYYVGSDRGQVAIYKGVQQQIGPVALSDVYEDSGIEVADLPEYTRENVRSTINAQSLDDARDIVGRLRTAARTGQDQSGTGGSGGSSSSPSPSPSRSSSPSPSASSGAAP, from the coding sequence ATGACCGCTCGCACGCTGAGCGCCGCTGTGTCCCACGTGGGGCGCATCCGCGCGAACAACCAGGACTCCGGCTACGCGGGGGCCCACCTCTTCGCGGTGGCGGACGGCATGGGCGGGCACGCCGGCGGCGACGTCGCGTCGGCCATCGCGATCCGGCGCATCCGCGAGGTCGACCGCGAGTTCCCCTCCGCCCACGACGCCGAGTTCGCGCTGCAGTCCGCGCTCATCGCCGCGAACCAGCTGATCACCGAGACGGTGTTCGAGCACCAGGAACTCACGGGGATGGGCACCACCGTCAGCGCGATGATCCGCGTCGGCGACCAGATCGCGATCGCGCACATCGGCGACTCGCGCATCTACCGCTTCCGTGACGGCGAGCTCCAGCAGATCACGTCCGACCACACGTTCGTGCAGCGCCTGGTCGACAGCGGCCGCATCACGCCGGAAGAAGCCGCGGTGCACCCGCGTCGGTCGGTCCTGATGCGCGTGCTCGGCGACGTCGACGCGGCCCCCGAGGTCGACACCGCGATCATGGACATCCGCCCGGGCGACCGGTGGCTGCTCTGCTCCGACGGGCTGTCGTCGTACCTGGCCGAGGAGCGGATCCGGCACGCCCTGGCGTCGACGATGGACGCCAACCAGGTCACGCAGCGGCTCGTCAAGGAGACCCTCGACCACGGGGCTCCGGACAACGTCACCGTCGTGGCGATGGACGTCACCGACGCCGTTCCGACCGAGGACGACGACGACGCGGCCACCACGGTCGGCTCGGCCGCGGCACCGCTGACCTTCGAGGCGTCGACCGGCCGCAAGCCGATCCGCCTGCCCACGATCCTGCTGCACCCGCTCAAGGTCACGACCGCTCCGGAGGACTCGCACTTCGAGCCCGAGAGCGACCAGTACTTCGCCGAGCTCATCGCCGAGGACCGCCGCCGCCGGGTGCGCCGGCGCATCACGTGGACCGTCGCGCTCGTGCTCGCCGTCGCCGCACTGGTCGGTGCCGTGTTCCTCGGCTGGAGGATCGTGCAGGACCACTACTACGTCGGCTCCGACCGCGGCCAGGTCGCGATCTACAAGGGCGTGCAGCAGCAGATCGGCCCGGTCGCCCTGTCCGACGTGTACGAGGACTCCGGCATCGAGGTCGCCGACCTGCCCGAGTACACCAGGGAGAACGTGCGCTCCACCATCAACGCGCAGTCGCTCGACGACGCGCGCGACATCGTCGGCCGGCTCCGCACCGCGGCGCGGACCGGACAGGACCAGAGCGGCACGGGTGGATCCGGCGGGTCGTCGTCCTCGCCGTCGCCGAGCCCGTCGCGGTCGTCGTCGCCCTCGCCGTCCGCCTCGTCCGGGGCAGCCCCGTGA